ACACGAATGCGATTGGAAAATCGGATTTCTTGGATGTGCAGGTATGCTAAGGAGTGCTCCAATTCGTTCGCAAGCGGTACCTCCTTATTAAAGTCGCGCGTCATAAACCGGAAATATTGACCCAGATATTCGGAGAACAATTTGATATCCTCCGTATTCTCGAGCTCGGCCATCTGCTTGATCGTAAACAAACTGTTGTATAAGAAATGAGGAGAAATTTGCGATTGCAGATGCTTGAGTTCCGCGTCCTGCATGCGGATGCGCTGCACATAATTATCTTCGATCAAGGCGTGCAGGCGCTGCTGCATAATATTAAATTGATTGTACAAATAACCGAATTCGTCGCCCCGCCGATGGTCGATTTGGTTCATGCGGCCGCGTTCCATCGCGCGGAAGCCGCGGATGAGCTTCAGCAGCGGCTGTTGGATCAGTTGGTAGATTCCGTATGTGAATACGAGAATTAATACGCAGGACACGACGGTCAGGCTTCGCATCCACCCGGTATATTGTTGAATCGGCTTTAAAAGCACATCCTTCGTAATATAGGTAACCAACTCGAAATCATATGAACGGCTCGTCGTCGAGTAATAGTATCCGTCTTCCGACTCCGTTCGAACGACGTTTCCGTTCGCCGCTTCTTCCCGAAGCGGGATATAGCTGCCGAACTCCTCGCGAAGCGTTTCATCCGAAACGATGACGGAGCCGAGGGCGCCGAACGCGAGAAACGCCCCGCCATGTCCTTCCTTCCGGATGGCGCGCAGCTGCTTCGTAAGCTCTTTGGTAGAGAGCTGAGCGACGAGCAGAAAATTCGGAGCATCCGCATCGCCCAGCAGCTCCGGCGTCGATTTTCCAAGATAATAACTGCCTTGATATTCCGAGATCGTGCCGGGAATATGAGCGTTGCTTGCCAGCAGCCCTCTCCACTCGCTGGCCGGAATATTCGTTATTCCCCCCCTGACCGATACAAGCTTGCCCAGCGAAGGGATATAGTAGCGCACATCCTCCATATAGGGACTGCTGGACTTCATTTGACTAATTTTCAAGAAAATATTATTTAATCTTCGATCGATTTCGTAGTTTGACATAATCGGCGCCATCGTACTGAAATCGGCGAGCTCCCCATCCAAAGAATACTCGACTAGCATGCTATTAATTCTGCCTAGTTCAAATTCCAGATTGGAATAATGGTAAAGAAGGACAGATTCGTAGGAACGTTCAATCTCCTCTCGCATCTGTCCTGAACTATTGAAGGTGAGCCACACGCTCAGCCCGTACAACGGAAGAATCAGCACGAAAAACGTCGAGATTAGCTTGAGGAAGATGGAGTTCCACTTCGAGTACATGCCATCGGCCGCCTTTGATTTTTTCCAATATGTTACCCCTTAACGCTCCCCAATACTAGACCTTTGACAAAATACTTCTGCAAAAACGGATACACGAGCAACACCGGGAGCGCGGCAATAAAAATTTGCGCCGCTCGTATCGTACGGCTCGAAACGGTTTCGAGAAGCTGCACCTGTTCCAGCGTCAGGTTCGTTTGCGGAATCGAGGTCTTGTTGAGCACCGACTGCAAATACGTCGCCAGCGGATAGTTTTCGGTCCGATTCATGTACAGCATCCCGTCGAACCATGAATTCCAATGCATGACTAACGTGAACAGCACGATCGTCGCCAAACTCGGCAGCGAGATCGGCAGGTACACCCGGACGAGCGTTTGGAAATGGCTCGCCCCGTCGATGAAGCTCGCCTCTTCCAGTTCTTTCGGCAAACCGCGAAGGAAGTTCAGCATAAGCAAAATATTAAACACTTGAACGCCCGTAGGCAGCACGAGAGCCCAGATCGTGTCCAGCAGATGCAGCTCCTTCACCACGAGGTAGCTGGGAATCATTCCGCCGTTGAACAGCATCGTAAATACGAAGATCCATGCGTAAAGCGTGCGCTGCGGGAACGTTTGGCTTTCCTTCGACAAAGGGTATGCCACCAAAATCGTCACCGCGGTGCTGATCGCGACGCCGAGTGCCACGCGGATGACGCTGTTCAGGAAAGAGGTCGTGAACTCGCCGCTCTTTAGTACGAAGCCGTAAGATTGCAATGTAAATTCAACCGGCCACAAAAATACCCGCCCCGTCCCCACCGCCGAGCTCGAACTGAAAGATACTGCCAGCACGTTCAGCACGGGGAACAAACAAAGCAAGGTGAGCGCCGATAAAACCGTGTAGTTCAACACAAGAAATATCCTGTATCTTGGCGTCGTAATATGCATTGAGCGCTTCCTCCTTTAGAAGATCCGGTATTTCGCGAATCGATAAGCAAGCCAATACCCTACGCCGATTAACGCCAGGGAGACCACCGATTTAATGAGCCCGATCGCCGCCGCCACGCCGTATTGCGTCTGCACGATTCCGATTCGGTAAACGAGCGTATCGAGAATATCGCCAGTCTCGTATACCATCGGGTTGTATAAGTTAAACACTTGGTCGAATCCTCCGTTGAGGATATTCCCCAAGCTTAACGTAGACATCAGAATGACGATCGGACGAATGCCGGGCAGCGTGATATGCCACGTTTGCCGCCCGCGCCCCGCCCCGTCGATCGATGCGGCTTCGTACAAGCTTTGGTCGATCGAGGTGAGCGCCGCCAAATAGACGATGGTGCTGAACCCGAATTCCTTCCATTGATCGGTGACCACCAATACGTACCGAAACCAATCGTTGCTGGAGAGGAACGGGATCGCCGAACCGCCGAGCCGTTTGATGATGACGTTCACGATGCCTTCGCTGGGAGACAGAATGTCGATCACGATTCCGCCCAAAATGACCCACGAAAAGAAGTGAGGCATGTACACGATCGTTTGAACGGAGCGCTTGAACAAGACGGACCGCACTTCGTTCAACAAGAGCGCTACGATCACCGGGACAACGATTCCAGCCGTGATTTTCATCACGGAGATGATGACGGTATTGCGAACGGCAGGGATGAAATCCGGCAGCGCCATCATGTACTCGAAGTTGCCCCATCCGTTCCATTGAATTCTTTCGAAGCCTACGATCGGGTTGAAATCTTGAAAGGCGATCGTTAATCCCGCCATCGGCAAATAGCTGAACACCGCGATTAAAAACAGGCCGGGTACGATCATTAGGTGCAGTTGACCATTTTTTCTTTTGAGCTTCGTGTGGTTCGACATGGCTTACCTCCTCCTATAGCATGATTATAGAAGGAGGGAAAACGAGGCCGGAAGTGGGCGATCTTTACATCCGGTATCTTTTGTTTACCTGCCGTTCGCCGCCGGCGACCGCAAAAAAAGCCCCCGGACCGGGGGCTTATGTACAACCTTATGGAAGATCAATTCGGAGCGCCGAAGACGGAGGCGTATTCCGCGATCGAACGCAGGATGGAGCTCGCTTCCTCGTCCGTCATGGCGCCGTATCTTTCGGCGGCGTCCACGATTTTCGGGAACAAGCGAACGTCGCCGGCGCTCGCGAACCCGACGACGTTCGGGAACGACAATACGAAATGGACGCACGCGTCGATCACTTTCTGTTCGTCGAACGGTTCATACCAAGTGGCGTAACGTTTCTGCTGGTCTTCCCCCCAAGGGCGCTTCGCGATCGCCTTGATGACGCGAACCGCCGCCCGCTGCTTGCCGGCTTCCTCCATCAGCGCGTCGAGCGCGTCCCGGTATTCGGGCATGGAATACATGTAATAATTCAACGGCAGCAGCACCGTTTCGAACGGATACCGCCGAAGCGCTTCCAAGTGCGTCGCCGGCGCTTCATGCCCGTGTCCCGTAATGCCGATATGTTTGACGATGCCTTCCTCCCGAGCTTCGACGGCCGCCTCGAGCGAACCGCCTTTGCCCGTGCACTTGTCCAGCTCCTCGATCGTGCCGACGGCATGCAGCTGGAGCAAATCGACGGAATCGACCTTCATCCGCTCCAAAGAGCGGTAAATCTCCTCTTTGGCTTTTTCTTTCGTCCGTTCCCCGGTTTTGGTCGCCAAAAAGATGTCGTTCCGAACTTTGCTGATGATCGGACCCATCCGCTCTTCGGCATTCCCGTAACTGGCCGCCGTGTCGAAGTGGTTGACGCCGTGTTCCAATGCGTACGTTATGGACGCATCGGCCTCCTCTTGCGTGACGCTCCCGAGGCTCGCCGCTCCGAACATAACGACCGAGCTTTCGTGACCGATCCTTCCCAGCGTTCTCTTCTGCATACTCGCTCCACCTTCCATCGCAGGATTCGAAACTTGGGAATATATTCGCGCCCCGGCGGACAAAATCCTTTATTTGGCAACGTTTTCCCGTTCCTCCGCTTTCGTCCCCGCATGCACCGCCTTCCTGCCGGCTTTCACAACTTTCAGCTGAGCAACAATGATGACGCTTATAATGACGAGAAGAAACCATGAACTGATTTTCCCGAAGCCGACGATCTGCCAAGCGTCGTGCTGGTCCGGATATTTCCAAGCGTCGAAAAACGTAGCGATATTCTCGGCTAACCAGATAAAAAAACCTACGAGGAAGAAAGCCAATATCAAAGGCATCCGGTACGTCGCATGCCGCACTCGGTAAATGATCCATGTTCGCCAAAAGACGACAACCACGATCGCCTTCAACCACCAGCGAATATCAGGGATATAATGATGGGTGAAAAAGTTCGAATAGATCGCCCCGCCCAGCCATCCTGCCGAAGAAAGCCCCGGCCAGCCGGTCATATCCATCTTCAGTCTGCGCCATACCTGGCACATGTAGCTGGCGACGCTGGCATACATAAACCCGCTGTAGAGCGGAACGCCGAACAGCTTCGTATATGCGGGCTCAGGATAAGACCATGATCCCATCCTGACCTTGTAGATTTCCAGCAACAAACCGATTAAGTGAAACACGCAGATCACTTTCAGTTCGTCGCGCGTCTCCAATCCGCTGCGGTACATGAAAAACTGCACCGCGAGCAGGGCTAGCAGAATGGCGTCATACCGGTACATGAAAGGGATTTCGATGTAACTCGACAGCGCTAAGGTTCCGAAAATGGCTGCGGGAAATATGCAGCTCATCGCCTGATGATAGCCGAAATGCAGCAGTTGAACGATCGAATGCATGAACGCCGTCTCCCATGGCCGACTTTCCTGCCGTTTCGGCTGACTCATTCGTCGCTTTTGTATTCCAAAATATCGCCGGGCTGACAATCCAAAGCTTTGCAAATCGCCTCTAGCGTGGAGAATCGGATCGCTTTGGCCTTGCCGTTTTTCAAGATGGAGAGATTGGCCATCGTGATCCCCACCCTCTCCGAAAGCTCGGTTACGCTCATTTTCCTTTTCGCCAGCATGACATCGATATTAATTATAATCGCCATAGCCTTCACCTCACACCGTCAACTCGTTTTCCGATTTAATATCGATCGCCTCTTTCAAGAGCTTTTCGAGAACAGCGGCGAATACGGCGATCACCATGGAGGCGAAAATGAGCACCAGTCCGATTAAGATGATGCCTGGAGCGTCGTCTCTCTCCGCCAGGAGATAAAACAACGGCAAGCCGATGACGTACAAGCCGGAGATGGCGGTCGCGCAGTATTTAATTTTCTTTAAAGCCTCTACGGATAAATCCGAGAAAGCTTTGTTCGCGTCGATGTAACCAAGCAGCTTGAACGCTTGGACCAGCGCGAAGTAAAACGGAATCGCGGCTGCGTACAAATCGGCGAGAACGAGATAGCGGAGAAACGGATATTCCGGATACAATTCCGCTGCGAAATTCCCGATCCCGGGCACCACAAAGATGCACAAAGCAAGAACCGGGATCCCGATCACAATGACAGCTGCCCTCAAAAAAAGCGTTGTTCCACGTTTCATCCTAAGCACCTCGCATTTGATTATGGTCTAGAGTTTATCATGTTGTTTATCGTTTATCAATAAATTTTTCTCGTTATGAGTTAATTGTTTGCTGTTCCAAAATAAAAAAAAGCAGACCGCGTTATCGCGGTCCACTTTATGATTCAACTTCCAGACTGCAGCAGCGGGTCGTCTTCCTCCTCGTCATAAGGGGGAAACACTGCGGGATGCAGCATCGCCGCCAGCTTGCGCATGCCGGTCAGCAGCCTCGGCGAAGGGCGGCAAAACAACGGCTCGTCGAGCGGAAACACCCTCCGCTCCTTGACGGCATCGATCCCGCTCCAGCCGTCCCGAGCGTAGACGAGCTCCGGCTTCACTTTGTCCGGTTGAATGCCCACCCATACAAGAGCGATCGCGCTCGGGTTTCTCTCGCGCACATCGTCCGTATCCGTCTTCACGCTCGGTCTCGGGTCGTCCGCGAAGACGTTGCGCGCGCCTGCCAGCTCGCTGATCTCCGTCAGCCAGTTTCCGCCGCCAGGCGTAAATACGGGTTTCGGCCACCATTCCCAGTACAGGCTGATCGGCTCTGCGACGCGTTGGCTTCGATCGCGGTAGTCTTCAATACACCGATCGTAAGCGCGGGCAACCTCGATCGCGCGCGGACCGCAGCCGATCGCCTCGCCGACCGTCAGCAAATTGTCGCGAATGTCGCTTAGGCTGTGAGGCGCGAGCGTGAGGAACGGGAGGCCCCGCTTCGTAAGCTCCTCGATGTTACGTTCCATTCCGGGCACCGACAAGGAGGCAAGGATCAGGTCCGGACGGAGCGCCTCCACGCGGTCCATATCGATGTGCAAATCGCTCCCTAAGCGAGGCAAGTCCTTGATCGAAGCCGGCCATGTCGAATAATCGTCCACGCCGACGAGCATCCGCTCGGCGCCGAGGTAACCGACCAATTCGGTATTGCTGGGGCATAGCGACACAATTCGCATGCGCACCCCTCCTATTTTTCGGAATCGCTAGTGTCTAGAAATGAACTATATCACGGCGATCTCCGGAAAGAAAGGGAGGAGCGAGATTCCTAGTTTTCTACAAACACGGCGTGCACATTCCCTCAAACCGCTTGAAATTTTCCGCGAAACGCGCCACGAGACTGCGCGCCGCCTCGTCGTAAGCGTTCGGATCGCTCCAAGTCGATTTCGGATTCAACAAATGTGCCGGCACGCCCGGCAGCGCCGTGGGATAAGCCAATCGGAAGAACGGATCGACGGCATACAACGCCTGTTCGATCGAGCCGTTCAGCGCGGAGGCGATCATCGACCGGGTATAGCGCAAAGCGATACGTTCCCCTACCCCGTACGGTCCGCCGGACCATCCCGTATTCACAAGGTAAACCCTCGTCTGATGCCGCTCGATGTTTCGGCCCAACATGTCGGCGTACACATTCGACCGAAGCGGCAGGAACGGCGCGCCGAAGCAGGTCGAGAACGTCGCCTCCGGCCGCGTGACGCCGCGCTCCGTCCCGGCCAGCTTGGACGTATACCCGGAGAGAAAATAATACATCGCCTGCTCTTTCGTTAATTTCGATATCGGCGGCAGGACGCCGAAGGCGTCGGCCGTTAAGAAGACGATCACGTTCGGATGGCCCGCGGCGCCGGGAATGACGGCCCCGGGGATGTGATCGATCGGATACGCCGCGCGCGTATTTTCCGTTATCGAACGGTCGTCGTAATCGGCGACTCTCGTCTCCGGGTTTACCGCCACGTTCTCCAGCACGGCGCCGAACCGGACCGCGTCCCAAATTTGCGGCTCCTTGTCTCGCGACAACCCAATGCATTTCGCATAGCAGCCGCCTTCGAACGTAAAGACGCCCGTCTCCGACCATCCGTGTTCGTCGTCGCCGATCAGACGCCGGCTCGGATCTGCAGAGAGCGTCGTTTTCCCTGTGCCGGACAATCCGAAAAACAGCGCGACGTCGCCGCTTTCCCCGACATTCGCGGAGCAGTGCATCGGAAGCGTGCCGCGGAAAGGCAGTAGGAAGTTCAATACGCTGAATATCGACTTTTTGATTTCCCCCGCATAATGCGTTCCGCCGATCAGAACGAGCTTTCGTTCGAAGGAGATGACGATGAACGTTTCCGACCGCGTCCCGTCCTGCGCCGGATCCGCCTGCAGCCCCGGCAGCGCGATGACGGTGAAGTCCGGGCGGAACCGGTCGAGCTCGCTCGCCTCCGGTCGAATCAACAGCTGCCGCGCAAACAAGTTTTGCCACGCATATTCGTTAATGACTCGGATCGGCAGCCGGTACCGGGGATCCGCGCCCGCGTAACCGTCGAATACGAACAGTTCCTTCCCCCGCATATATTCGAGCGCGCGGGAGTAAAGCTGCTCGACATGCCGCGGCTCGATCGGTTGATTCACGGCCCCCCAGTCGATATATTCGGACACGGCGGGCTCCGCGGCGATAAATCTATCTCGCGGCGAACGGCCGGTAATAGCGCCCGTCGCGACGGATAACGCCCCCGACGAGGCGATCGTCGCTTCGCGGCGGACAACCGCCAGCTCCACCAGCTGCGCCGCGGTAAGATTCCGATACATCCGGGCCGAACCGGACGGTCGGATCGATCGGAGAATATCCTCACGCTCGAAGGTTGTTTCCACGCTCATCGTCCCTTTCTTTTCATTTACGAAGGAATAAGATGTTTGCGGGCGCCTCCCGCCTCTTCCTTGACCAGGACCCATTCCGCGAGTTCGACGACGCGGCAAGCATAAGCCCACTCATTGTCATACCAGGCAAGGATCTTGACGTGCCCGTCGACCGCCTCCACCGACAGCCCGTCGACGACGGCGGATTTGCTGTTGCCTACGAAATCGGCGGATACGAGCGGCTCTTCCGTGTATCCGATATAATGCGCGTAATCCCCTCTGGCTGCGGCGCGGAACGCGGCTTTCACATCCTCGGCCCCGGCGTCCCGCTTCAATTGCAGCGTGAAGTCGGCGAGCGAGACGTCCTGCGTGGGGACGCGCACCGAAACCCCGTGAATCCGCGATGCGAGACCCGGTAGAACGTCGGCCAATGCCGAACTCAATCCTGTAGAGGTAGGGATAATCGACTGCGTGCACGCGCGCGCCCTTCGCAAATCTTTATGCGGATTGTCCACATGTTTTTGGTCCGACGTCAGCGCATGGACGGTCGTGACCCAGCCGCTCTGCACCCCGAAAGCGTCGTCGATGACCTTCAAAATCGGCGCCACGCAGTTCGTCGTGCAGGACGCTGCCGACAACAATGAATGCTGGGATGGATCGTAACTTCGGTCGTTGACGCCCATGACGATCGTGCGATCCATCCGTTGGCCCGGCGCCGTAATGATGACCTTCCTTGCCCCGGCCGCCAGATGTCCGCCAGCTCCCTCCCGGCGATTGAATTTGCCGGTCGCGTCAATCGCCAGCTCGACGCCTGCGTTCGCCCACGGAATGTTTTCCGGCTCCCGTTCGCCTACGACGTCGATCCACGTATCGTTAATGCGCAGCCGTCCTTCCGACACTTCGAACTCCGCATCCCAGGTGCCGTGCACTGTGTCGTATTTGAGCAAGTGAGCGATCGTTTCCGGCGGATACATGCAATTGATCGCTTTCAACTGCCGCGTCAGCCGCCCATGCATAAACATGCTGCGGATAAGCAGGCGGCCGATTCGCCCCATCCCGCTAATGCCAATCCCCATGGAAAAAACCTCCTTCTCTTTTATAGAAATAATAGCACACCTTTCCGTTTGTGACGTATTATATATTATTAATTGGACATATAAAACATTTTAATTGCGCATTAAACAGATATTATTGTGTTTTATTATGTTAAAAGACCTCCGTCCTCGCCCTAATCAGGCGAAACGGAGGTCTTCTGCGCACGACCATTATTGAGTTTGAAGGATCAGGATCCCGTTTTCATATCCATATCTTGCCGTTACATACGTTTCCGGGTCAAGGCCCGTGATCGCCGTAACCTCGATCTCGATGCTGCGATCCCGATCCATCGCCGATACCATGCTGTACGAGGCGTTCGGTACGCCAAGCACGCTCTTGACGGAACCGCTGGAGGAAATTCCTTCGGCATGCCAACGCATTACGGTCACATCCGGCCGGCTCATATGCAGCCCGGGGAAATGAATCACAAGCTCCTCCGCCCCATCGCCGTCCAGGTCGACTGCCCGAGGGGATCCCCATTCTTCGAAAACGAACCAGCGTTCTTGCGCGGCGTCGAAGTAGTAATACGCTAATCGGCCCGGTCCGTTGGCGGCCAATTCGACGGCGCCATGCACCGCGGACGTCGCTCCTTGTTCGTAGCTCTTGTAATCCAACTTGAAGAGCGCTCCCGTCTGTTCGCGTAGTTCGTCTTCGATGCTTGCCGAGAAACAAGCATTCGGGTACCGGTATGCCGCGTCTTTATGGTTCAACAGTACGACCCGTTCGTAATCGGCCCCGCATAATTCGCTTTCAGGCACTTTATACACATCCAGAACGACAGCATCCCCGTCGATCGAACCGAACGGCACGGTTTGCGTGTGCACCCAGCCCGCTTCCGCCCCTGAATTCACGAGGGGGATCCTTTCGACCGGCTCGAATTGGAGTTGTACGGACTCGGGGAATCGATAATCCGCCGTCTCCTCTCGATCGTTCCCTCGCTCGGATCGCTCGCTCCGTTCCCCACCGCAAGCGGCAAGCAGAAGACCGAAGACGGAACAAGCGATGAACAGCGCGTTAAGGAGTCTCTTTGGCGCGATCATGCAGCCCCTCTTTCGCGGTCGGAGCCGCCGCGGCCCGCCGGTCGTTACACGGAAAACAGAGGACGCGATGATTTTCGATCAGCACGCCGTCCAGGAACCCCTCTTTGCAATAGACCGGCTTCTCGCACTCGACGCATGCACCGATCAACTCCTGCATAACGACGCCCCGCTTTCTCAAGGATTCTTATATCGATTATATTACGATCCCCTTGAGGCGGTCGATACAACGCCGCTATAGTTCCAGCTTCGCCGCCTTCTCCTTAATATAATCGGCGGTACGAAGCGCGAGCGCCATGACCGTTTCCGTCGGATTCCCCGCGCCGGAAGTGACGAAGATGCTCGCATCGCACACGAACAGGTTAGGAATGTCATGGGATTGACCATATGAATTTACGACGGAAGCGCTTGGGTCGTCTCCCATCCGGCAGCCCCCCATTAAGTGCGCCGAATCCGATACGACGAACTCCACCTGCCCCTCTTCCGCCTCGAGAATTTCTTTCATTTTGTTCACCGCGTGGCGAATGAGACGTTTATCGTTCTCCCCGTAGCTGAACGTCACTTTCGCTCTTGGCAGCCCGTGCTCGTCCTTGTCCTGCGACAACGTCACTCGGTTTTCCGGATTCGGAAGCACCTCCCCGACCATAGTGACCCGTCCGTAATGGTTGTAATCCAGCATCGTCCGCCGCAGCTGTTCTCCCCACAACCATCCGCCTTCATGCTGCGCGATCGAGGTGGCGAACGAGACGGGGCGCGAGCCATGGGCGTGCAGCGTATACCCGCGGACGAAGTCGTTGTTCGGATCGGTGCGGTAAAAATCCTGCGTCGTCGCCAGCACCGGAGTGCCCTTATACAGGCGGATCTCCTTCTCGAACCAAGCGTACACGTCGTAGCTGCTGTGGGTCATGATCGCTCTCCCGACCCAGCCGCTGCTGTTGGCCAGTCCGTCCGGAAACTGCGGGGTAGCGGAATTCAGCAGCAAACGCGGAGTTTCGATCACGAAGGCGGATACGATCACCAGTTTGGCACGCTGCGTGTACGAATTTCCCTTATGTACGAAAGTAACGCCTTTCGCTCTTCCGTCCTTGCCCATGTCGATCCCCGTCACCATGCACTCGTGCAGCAGCTCCGCCCCCGCCTTAAGCGCTTTGGGAATATGGACGATCAAGGAGCTGTACTTGGAATTCGGCATGCAGCCTTGATTGCAGAAGCCCCGGTTAATGCAGGGCGGACGTCCCTCGAACGGCGCCGACAAAATGGCGAGAGGCGCTACGCTGGATCGGATGCCGAGTTTCTCGCAGCCGTTGCGGAACATGTACGCGTTCGGGCTGAGCGGCTCCCGTTCGGGGTACGGGTACGGACCGTGAAACTCTCCCCAAGGAAAATGTTTCGGACCGGATACGGCGATGTCGTTTTCAATGCGATCGTAGTAAGGTTCCAAATCCCAATAATTGATAGGCCAATCGTCGGCTACGCCGTCTATCGTGCGGGCGTTGAAATCCGCGTTATGGAAGCGCAGCGCCACCCCTGTCCAGTGGAGGCTTCCGCCGCCTACCCCGCGGCCGGACGTGTTGTGTCCCAGCTTCAACGGATCGCTGCCGTCGACGATTCGCGTATCCTGCCATCCCAAACTTTTCATCGAAAGCTCGTCGCTGGCGAAGTCGTCCTGCGGGTCGTATAAAGGGCCCGCTTCCAGAAGCACTACCTTCATTCCGGCTTCCGCGAGCTCCTTCGCCAGAATGCCGCCCGCGGTGCCGGCACCGACGATGACGACGTCGACTTCCTCGTTCGCATATCTTCGCTCCAGCATCAGCATCACTCTTTACTCGTTTTAGTAGGTTGCGCTTCCCATGGATCCAGAACACCAATTTCGGCGCGCACGTAACCGCGGGGGTACGCCGGACCGCCGTAGCCGATTTCCGACCACACGTAGGGATGAGAATAATAAGCCTCTACGGCGAGGTTGAGCCATTTTTGGAACAGCGCCGATTGAGGGACGCTCTGCCACACATGCTCCGGTTCGCCGCGGCCTTCGCTGATTTCCTTCAGCATCGCGATCTGCTCTTGGAGCGGGAGGTTCGGGAACGAATCGCCGAAACGCGCCTGCGTCGCTTGTTCTAACGCGGACAACCCGGACCGAACGAGCTCCCGCGCCGGGGGAAGTCCCTTCTTACGTTCGCTTTCGCCGATGCTGTCGGCGAGCGTTCGATCCATGTGCTCCACGACGAACTGCACGATCTCTTCGCGGGATTCGTCGACGAGCCGCCCGACGATGGCGGCAAGCCGCCGACCCTCCTCCGGAGTCAGAAACCGGAAGCTCCGCTTCGGTTCCAAGCGGCGCCGAACGATGCTGCGGGTATGCGGATCCCAGTGATCCTGTTCCTCTAACACATTGTAATCTCGATAATGGGAAACGACGGGCAGCTGCTTCTTCACTCGGTCAGCCTCCTTCTACCACATAACGCCGACCAGGCCAAAGACGGCGAGGGCGGCGAAAATCATCGGCAGCACGACCGGAGGGCCGATCATAAAGTTGCGCAGCTCGTAACCGCCGACCCGTCGGCCTACGCCGCGCCAGTGAAAATATACGCCTATTACGCCGATCAGCGCTCCTAACACGAGCAGCGCGAGAAACAAATTCAGAGACCAAGCGGACCGATAAAAGGCGAGCAGAACGCCGCTGACGAACAGCAGCGGGGAAATGATCACAGGAGCCCACATCGATTTGCCTCGAAAATTTTGTCTGTAATGGTAGAGCGTCACTTGAATGCCCACCAACAGGTATGCCAAACCGACGAACAAAATGATGACTCGGTTCAGGTTCCATACCGTCCAATTCATAGATCCATCCTCCTGAGCGTACGCAGGTACGAAAACATTCGGTCGCTGGTAGTATACCCCATGGAAAATTTTTTATTTCCGAGGTCGACTGAAGACCGAAACGGAGCAAGGCCGCCGGCGACACGCCGGCAGCCGGTTATTATTTTACGAGCAGGCAGATTCCCGCTGCGAGACAATACGCAGCGAACAGCAGTTCCCAAACGAGCGATCGCCTTTTCATCGGATGTCCTCCGGAACCTGCGCGGAACGCAAGACAGGCGCGC
The nucleotide sequence above comes from Paenibacillus sp.. Encoded proteins:
- a CDS encoding cobalamin-binding protein is translated as MRIVSLCPSNTELVGYLGAERMLVGVDDYSTWPASIKDLPRLGSDLHIDMDRVEALRPDLILASLSVPGMERNIEELTKRGLPFLTLAPHSLSDIRDNLLTVGEAIGCGPRAIEVARAYDRCIEDYRDRSQRVAEPISLYWEWWPKPVFTPGGGNWLTEISELAGARNVFADDPRPSVKTDTDDVRERNPSAIALVWVGIQPDKVKPELVYARDGWSGIDAVKERRVFPLDEPLFCRPSPRLLTGMRKLAAMLHPAVFPPYDEEEDDPLLQSGS
- the pckA gene encoding phosphoenolpyruvate carboxykinase (ATP), with product MSVETTFEREDILRSIRPSGSARMYRNLTAAQLVELAVVRREATIASSGALSVATGAITGRSPRDRFIAAEPAVSEYIDWGAVNQPIEPRHVEQLYSRALEYMRGKELFVFDGYAGADPRYRLPIRVINEYAWQNLFARQLLIRPEASELDRFRPDFTVIALPGLQADPAQDGTRSETFIVISFERKLVLIGGTHYAGEIKKSIFSVLNFLLPFRGTLPMHCSANVGESGDVALFFGLSGTGKTTLSADPSRRLIGDDEHGWSETGVFTFEGGCYAKCIGLSRDKEPQIWDAVRFGAVLENVAVNPETRVADYDDRSITENTRAAYPIDHIPGAVIPGAAGHPNVIVFLTADAFGVLPPISKLTKEQAMYYFLSGYTSKLAGTERGVTRPEATFSTCFGAPFLPLRSNVYADMLGRNIERHQTRVYLVNTGWSGGPYGVGERIALRYTRSMIASALNGSIEQALYAVDPFFRLAYPTALPGVPAHLLNPKSTWSDPNAYDEAARSLVARFAENFKRFEGMCTPCL
- the gap gene encoding type I glyceraldehyde-3-phosphate dehydrogenase, whose protein sequence is MGIGISGMGRIGRLLIRSMFMHGRLTRQLKAINCMYPPETIAHLLKYDTVHGTWDAEFEVSEGRLRINDTWIDVVGEREPENIPWANAGVELAIDATGKFNRREGAGGHLAAGARKVIITAPGQRMDRTIVMGVNDRSYDPSQHSLLSAASCTTNCVAPILKVIDDAFGVQSGWVTTVHALTSDQKHVDNPHKDLRRARACTQSIIPTSTGLSSALADVLPGLASRIHGVSVRVPTQDVSLADFTLQLKRDAGAEDVKAAFRAAARGDYAHYIGYTEEPLVSADFVGNSKSAVVDGLSVEAVDGHVKILAWYDNEWAYACRVVELAEWVLVKEEAGGARKHLIPS
- a CDS encoding GMC family oxidoreductase, producing the protein MLERRYANEEVDVVIVGAGTAGGILAKELAEAGMKVVLLEAGPLYDPQDDFASDELSMKSLGWQDTRIVDGSDPLKLGHNTSGRGVGGGSLHWTGVALRFHNADFNARTIDGVADDWPINYWDLEPYYDRIENDIAVSGPKHFPWGEFHGPYPYPEREPLSPNAYMFRNGCEKLGIRSSVAPLAILSAPFEGRPPCINRGFCNQGCMPNSKYSSLIVHIPKALKAGAELLHECMVTGIDMGKDGRAKGVTFVHKGNSYTQRAKLVIVSAFVIETPRLLLNSATPQFPDGLANSSGWVGRAIMTHSSYDVYAWFEKEIRLYKGTPVLATTQDFYRTDPNNDFVRGYTLHAHGSRPVSFATSIAQHEGGWLWGEQLRRTMLDYNHYGRVTMVGEVLPNPENRVTLSQDKDEHGLPRAKVTFSYGENDKRLIRHAVNKMKEILEAEEGQVEFVVSDSAHLMGGCRMGDDPSASVVNSYGQSHDIPNLFVCDASIFVTSGAGNPTETVMALALRTADYIKEKAAKLEL
- a CDS encoding gluconate 2-dehydrogenase subunit 3 family protein; this translates as MKKQLPVVSHYRDYNVLEEQDHWDPHTRSIVRRRLEPKRSFRFLTPEEGRRLAAIVGRLVDESREEIVQFVVEHMDRTLADSIGESERKKGLPPARELVRSGLSALEQATQARFGDSFPNLPLQEQIAMLKEISEGRGEPEHVWQSVPQSALFQKWLNLAVEAYYSHPYVWSEIGYGGPAYPRGYVRAEIGVLDPWEAQPTKTSKE